A stretch of DNA from Desulfonatronovibrio magnus:
GGGCGAGCGCGGCAATCTCTAACTCGTTAAGGCTGATTTTTATTTACTCACAGGTTCGGTCCCGGGCCAGCCCGGGTGAGGAGCTCACAAGTAAAAATGTGAATTGGCGGAGAGGGTGGGATTCGAACCCACGTGGCGGGGTTAACCGCCAAGGCGATTTCGAGTCGCCCCCGTTACGACCTGACTTCGGTACCTCTCCATAAGGTTAAATGTATTTTGCTAAAACCGTTTTTCCATAAAAAATGAGGACAGCAATTCAGAACACTCATGGGCAAGAATTCCATCCATGTACCATATTCTATGATTTATCCAATGCAGATCATTTATGTCAAGACGGGAGATGACAGCGCCGGCCTTGTGGTCTCTTGCTCCAAAAATCAATCCTGAAATTCTGGCGTGAAAGATCGCTCCAAGGCACATAATGCATGGTTCAAGTGTAACAATAAGAACAGTATCTTTCAATCTATAATTACGGCGGTGCTGCGCAGCCTTACGCAAAGCAACAATTTCGGCGTGGGCGGTGGGATCATGTTTGCTCACACATTCGTTGTGTGCCTGGGAAATAACCTCTTTAGAAGAATGGTCAACAAGTACAGCACCCACTGGTGTTTCGCCTTCCCGGGCAGCGAGTTTCGCTTCATCAATGGCGACTTGCATAAGCTGGTGCCAGTTTTTGAAGGCACTGTGCTGATCATGACTCACGTAGATAGCGAATGCCACCGGCAATAAGTTCAGTTCCAGAAGTGACTTGTACCCCTCTGGTCCAGGCGGGATGGTTGGTGGGATGGTTAAATGCTTCCGGGTGGGGCATTAGTCCCAGCACTCTTCCTGTGGGATCAGTCAGACCAGCTATGGCCAGAGGTGAACCGTTGGGATTGTATGGGTACTGGTCTGTGGGTTGACCGGTTTCTGGATGAATGTATTGAAAAGCAATGAGATTGTCGTCTTGCAGGGTTTTGAGTAAATCATCATTTATGGCAACAAGTTTGCCTTCGCCATGCCTGACAGGCAGCTGAATGGTATCTAACCCTCTTGTAAAGACGCAGGGAGACAGGGCATTAACTTTGAGGTGTACCCAGCGGTCTTCAAATCTGGCTGAATCATTATGGGTGAGACTGACCTGGCGCTCAAACACCCTGTTGTTGGCTGCAGGTAAAAGACCAAGCTTGACCAGAAGCTGAAAACCATTACAAATCCCAAGGATAAGTTTGCCGGAATCATAAAAGCTGCTCAACTGATCCAGGAGTCGGGCTCCGTCTTTTGTTGTAGAGTACTTCCAGCGCAAAGCAGCAGCCTGTGCAGCCCCCAGGTCATCTCCATCAAGAAATCCGCCAGGAAATATAATTAAGTTATAGGGGGCAAGGCTGGTTTTGCCAGCGGTCAAATCGGAGAAAAAACAGATATCAACCTGATTTGATCCTGCCATGGATGCTGCATGGGCGGTTTCATTATGGCAGTTTGTACCGTATCCAGTTATTACTAATGTCTTGATCATAGTCATGATATAATATTTATTTTAATTCCTGTATGTATGGATTTTTCAAAATAAAATCAGTGGCTTCATTAGCGGGCATGGGTCTGGCAAAGTAGTAGCCCTGGGCAAAGTTGCAGTTGAGGGCCCTTAAGCTGTGCATTTGCTGGGCTGTTTCAATGCCTTCAGCCACAGCCTTTATCCCCAGGCTGTGGGTCATGGCCAGGATAGCTTTCACTAAGGCCATTCCGCTCTCAGTGGACAGCATGTTGATGAAGGACCGGTCGATTTTGAGAGCATCAATAGGCAGTTGCTGCAGATAGTTAAGGGATGAGTATCCGGTGCCGAAGTCATCCACGGAAAGCTTGGCGCCAAGTTTCTTGATTTTATTCATGGCGGCAATGGAACTTTGTGCGTTATCCATTACCACGCTTTCTGTAAGCTCAAGATTGATGTCCTGAACACTAACCTTTGCCTTGGCAAAATTTTTCTCTAAGGTATTGAGCAGGTTTTTGTCCCTGAACTGAACTCCTGAAAGATTGATATTAATGGTCAGGTCCATGCCTTGACTGTTCCAGGTGTGCAGCTGCTTGCAGGCAGTCAGGATAACCCATTCACCAATGGGGATAATAAGTTCGGTTTCTTCAGCTACTGGAATGAAAACATTAGGAGGTATCATGCCTTTATCAGGATGGATCCAGCGGATCAGGGCCTCTACCCCGGTGATGCGCCCGTCAAGCAGATTAATAATTGGCTGGTAATAAAGCACAAACTCTTCGTGGGCTATGGCTTTGCGCATTTCTGTTTCAATGGTCAACAGCTCTGTAACCTGGGCATGCATTATGGGGTCAAAAACAATATAGCTTCCGGGTGCTGTAGATTTGGCCTTGTGCAGGGCAGTATCTGCATCGCGGAAAAGTTGCTCCGGTTCGGTGTAGTTGCTGGAACCTACAACAATACCCATGGAACAGGTGGTAAAAATTTCATTATCATCAATGATGAATGGCTCGATAAATTGATCCTTGATTTTTTCGGCCCTCAAAGCAGCTTCAGGCAGATCGTCCACTTCAATGAGCAGGGCAAAGTCATCACCGCCGAAATGTGCCACAGTGTCTTTTTTTCTAATACTTTGCTCAAGTCTTTGGGATACCATTTTAATAAGCTGGTCACCTTTGCGCAAACCAAGTGAATCATTGATTATCTTGAAGCGGTCAAGATCAATGAAGATGACCGCAAAAAAGTATTTTGAATCTTCCTGCAGAGTTTGAATGGCTTTTTCGAGACGATTGTTGAAAAGTTCGCTGTTGGGCAGACCGGTCAATTTGCTGTAAAAAGTCCTTTGTCTCAGTTCTTCTTCTACTCGACGCTTGTCTGTCAGATCAAACAGGGATACTACAAAAGAGTCCCATTCAGGAATAGGAGCAAGTTTGGCAAAGATAATGATTTTTTCATTGTTTTTGGTGACACCCGTCAGTTCATACTCATTGGGTGTATTTTCCATGGCCTGTGTGTTGTCATCAAAATATGAGAGAATTGCTGACTGATCATCACTGTGCAGAAAGTCAGAAAAAAACATTTTGTTTTCAATTTCATCCCGGTCATATCCGCTGAGATCACAAAATTCCTTGTTAACCATGCCAATTTTGCCATTAATGGAATTGACAATAACCATGGCGCTTTTACTGGCTTCAAAGATGGTTCTGTAACGTTTTTCAGAATCTTTAAGTTCCCTGGTTCTCTCTTCAACAGTTTTTTCAAGCTCTTGAGTGTAATGCCTTATTTTAAGGGCCTGCAGGCGCATGGTAAGGTGGGTATTTATTCTTGAAAGAAGTTCTGCGCGATCAAATGGCTTGCTGACAAAATCCACTCCACCGGCTTCAAGTCCACGGGCCTTGACCTTGGGATCATCGATGGCTGAAATGAATATGACTGGAATTTCTGCAGTTTCAGGATTGTCTTTCAGTCGCTTGCAAACTTCTATTCCGTCAATGCCTTCCATCATCAGATCCAGCAGTACCAGATCGGTTTCAGTCGATATTCTTTCCAAAGCCTGATAACCGTCCTCGGCTTCAGTAAGCTCAGCTGTGGACTTAAGAAACCGCTTTAGCATGGAGCGGTTGATGAGTTCGTCGTCTACAATCAGGATGTTGGGTTTATTGTCTTCCATTTGGATTGCTTTAGTTTAAGGTGCTGTAAAATTAAGTTGTGAGTGTCTCACCCGGGTGAGGCCGGGACCGGACCTGCGAGGAACTAAACACAGCCCTGGCACGAGATTGCTTCGCTCTGCTCGCAACTAAGGATTGCCGCGCTCGCCCCAGTTGAACGGCTGCGCCTGCACTGCGTCTATTCATCGGGGTCAAAAGACTCGCTCGCAATGACACATGAGCTGTCAGGGATGTAGTTGCTCAAAATCTGTCACCCACGAGGGAGCCTAAGCGACCGATAACTGTAAGGGACAGCCCCCCTCCGGGCTGTAAGCCTCCGGGCAGGAAGCCGAGCCAAGCTGTCACAATCGGGTTTTAACCCCAAAATAGTTATGACATAAAACTCAGATTTAAAGTTTTCAAAAACGCGTAATGGTCCCGTTCAGGCAATCAAGCTCACAAAAACAATCTATGAGTGTCTTTCTACCTTACTTTGAATTTCTTGACAAGAGTTTCAAGTTCCTTGGCAAGGGAGGTCAAACTCTCCGAGCTGGTCTTGATAAGTTCGCTGCTCTGGTTAATGGAACTGGACGAATCAGTAAGTTTGACTATGTCCTGTGTCATATCAGCTGTGACAGTTGATGCCTGAGCCACATTTTCGTTAACCTCCTGAATGCCTGATGAAGCCTGAGATACATTTTCCGCAATATCCCGGGTGGTAACGCTTTGTTCTTCCATGGCCGCAGCAATAGTGCCTACGAACTCATTGACTTCATTAATGACCTTCATAACAAGGGTAATTTCTTCAATGGTGCTGTTGGTGGACTGCTGAATATCCTCAACTTTCTGCTTAATTTCTTCAGTTGACTGGGAAGTCTGATTAGCCAGTTCTTTGATTTCATTGGCAACAACCGCAAAACCTTTTCCTGCTTCTCCAGCCCTTGCCGCTTCTATTGTTGCATTCAAGGCCAGCAGGTTGGTCTGGGTGGAAATATCAGTAATTGTCTCAGAAACTTTTCCGATTTCTTGAGCAGCTTTGCCCAGCATGTTAACTCTATCAGAAGCATTTTTAGCCTGTACAACTGCCTTATCTGTAATTTTTCTGGCCTGATCTGCGCTGCCTGAGATCTCTCCTATGGTGGAGCTCATCTCTTCTGCGGCTGTAGCTACAGTAGATACATTAATTGATGCCTGTTCCATGGCTGCAGCTACAGAATTCATGTTGGAGCTCATTTCTTCTGAAGATGCCGCAACTGTACTGGTTCTGCTGGACATATCCCGGGATTCGGAATTCAAGCTGCCTGAAACTTCATCCAGATTTCTGGCAGATGAAAGCAGATCCTGTGATTTATCTGAAATGTTCACAAGCATCCGGCGCAGATTGGAGCTCATATCTCCAAGGTCCTGGATCATTATGCCCAGTTCATCTTTCTGGGTTGCTTTGATTTCCTGGCTCAAGTCTCCACCAGTCATCTTCTTGAGAAAATCACCTGCCATTTTTATTGGTGCTACCAGACTTCTGTTTACAGAAATAAGCACGATGGAGCTGATAAGGACAAGGATTCCCATGGTAAGAAAGCCTAATTGCAGTTGTGCGCTTTGAATGGATGCGTTTGTTTCATCAAGAGAGGTAATAATCTGAAAGGCTCCATGTACTTCACCGACTTTCCAGCCTTCCTTGATTCCTCCTACAGGGTCAGGCTCGCCTCGCGGATCGCCGTGGCAATACATGCAGTCCTGGGTCAGCTGTATGGGTCTGAAGTATCTGATTTCGTCCTGAGTTACGATTATCTTTTCATCCTGATACTGGCGCTGGAACCCTCTAAGAATTTCTCTTTCCAGTTCATCCGGTTCATTATCCGGGTTTCGAGGGCTGATTTTGGGAACTCGAAAAGTATAACCGGCCTCTTCAGCGTTTTCCTGGGCAACGCGCATGGCAGTTACTATTGGTACAGCTTCCAGAATTTGTGCTCTGGTTTCAAGCTCTTCAAAAGGACGCATTACGCCAACTGATAATTTGTTGGCCATGTTTTCTCTCGTTGCTTCAGCCATGACTACGATGGCTCTACTGGTGTCTATGATTGACTGGTGAGCGTTATCCCTGACCTGGCTCAGCTGCAGAAAGGCAAATATCAAAGCTACTATAATCGGACCTGCCAGGGCGATGATTAAAATTTTAAATTTTACGCTTATTGTGCTCCAGCTCATTTGCTCACTCCAAAGCTTAAAGGTTCTAAAGGTAATTCAAGTATAACTATTCAGCAAGATCTAATAAAAAAAGACCTGGCCCAAGGCTCCGTCATCCCGGACCCGATCCGGGATCAAAGTGACGGTTAAAGCAGATAGCTACCTTTTTCCATCAATCAGGCGAAAGTCGGAATCCAGGATAAATGAATAATCATATGGCGAATTTGGTGAACAATTTCATTCAAGTGTCTGATTGCAACAGGAGTCTGGATTACGAATCTAACTGCTTAGAAAAAGATGAATAAAAGCTTGCTGACAGTACCAGGCTAAGTTGAACTAAAGTTGAACTAAAAAAGTTGTTTTCACGCTATAAGATATGGCAAGCTTTGCCAAGTTAAAATTATTCGTTTTTTTGGTGCATGCGAGAGTTTATGGTATTTGGCGCGGGGCTGAACGTCTTTGAGACTGTCTGACTGGATTGCCGCAGTCATTTTATGAGAGCACCGTTTAAAATTATTGTTGATGAAGTTAAAGAAAACAGATATAAGGACGATTAACTAAAGCATGGTATTTTAAGTTTTCTTGAATATAGCTGTAAAGATTTGCTAAGCGCTGCAACCGAGCCGGTGTGGCCTGCTGGTTCAGGGTATTTTATTTTATTGCTGGACAGTCATAATTTCTCGTGCAAAGCCTTGAATTTACTGCTATTTTATAAACTTGAACTATTACATTTATCATTTTTTTGAGATAATTTTTCAGGAGGTCTATAAACATGGGTGGAAATGACTCCAATGTCCTTTTGACTCTTGACATTGACATAGTTGCCGCAAATGCCGGGGATATAAAATCCAAACTCAAGGATGCCATCACTGATGACATGGATTCTCTTGTTCTGGACTTTAACAAGGTTGATCAGGTTGACTCTGTTGGGATGGGTGTTCTAATTGCGACATTCAATTCCTTGAAGAAAAAAGGCAAGGGCTTTAAAATTACAGGTGTTGATGAAAAAATTTATGATCTCTTTCAGGTTATGAGGCTTAACAAGCATTTTGAAATTGAAGTAAAAGAAGCTTAAATTATTCTAATGCGAGCTTTGCCCAGAACCCAGTTGTCTGTTATTTGTTAATTGTTATCAGGGTAAGGCAGTGAATTCAGGCTTTTGTTCTTCAACTATTAACTGATAACAATTTATTACAAGTAACTAAAACAAAATTGCCAACAAAATCAGATGGTTACAATTTTCATGTTTTTTCGATTTTTGCTTATGATTGATGCACATTTGCCTGAAAATTCCGTCAAAGATGGGAACTTTGCGCTTGGCACAGGGACTGTCCCTCGCTGTGAAAATTTTATCATTAAAGCAAGTTTCTTCCAGGAACCAATGCAGTATCAATCTTTTTTATAGTACCTCGCGGGGACTGTCCCAATTTTCAAATATGGGACTGTTCTTCAATGTGGAGGCGGCTTCCAGCCGCCTGGAATTAAATAGCCTGCAGGATGCAGGCTCCACTTTTAAGACAGTTACTCACAAGTTCGGTCCCGGGCCGCCCGGGTGAGGAGCTTTTAAGGGTTGATCGTGGGAACTGTCCCATTACCTTTGAAAAGGGCTGATTTTGGATGAGAATTTATTTAAGTATAGCAAAAGGATAAGGGTATGGATGACGAAACCTTGCAAATGTATGTGGAGGAGTCCAGAGAGCATCTCGAAGATATTGAAAATGATCTGCTGACCATTGAGGCTGATGGAGATGATATAAATATTGACCTGGTCAACAAGGTTTTTCGTGCGGCTCATTCCATGAAGGGTGGTGCGGGCTTTCTTGGTCTGAATAATGTCAAGGAACTTGCTCACAAGATTGAAAATGTTCTGGATATGATCAGGAACAATGAAATCGTACCCAACCCTGAAATAGTCAACATTATTTTGCTGGCCTTTGATCGCCTTAGTGAGCTGATTGAAAACATTGCACAAAGCGATGATATGGATATTACAGAGCATGTTGTAGCTCTGACAGGCGTGGCAACGGATACCATGCCTGATTCTGAAAAGGATTCCATAGTTAATGAACTGGAAATCAAGGACTCAAGAGGTCGCAAGATTTTTGATGTTTCTGAGTTTGATCTGAATCAGGCCCGCAAGGGTGGAAAAATTGTCTACCTGCTTGAGTTTGATTTAATCAGAGATGTTCATCGAAAAGACAAAAAGCCTTTGGATTTGATCAAGGACATGCAGTCTACTGGATCTATTCTTGATTTGAAGGTGGATATTGAAGGAGTGGGTACGCTGGATGATGATGAATTTTCCAATCGTATCCCATTGTTTATTCTTTTTTCATCAATAATTGAGCCTGATATTGTTAATACACTGTTTGATCTTGAGCCGGACATGGTCATTGTAGTGGACGAACAGACTACCTCGCCTCAGGCTTCTGCTGAAGAAAATCACGTGGAGACTGAAGATGATACTTTGGATGAGCCTGAATCAATAGATGAGTTTGAGCAGGTCAGGTCCAGAGTAGAAAATATGGATGAACATGACCTTGAAGATCAAGACGAAGAAACCGAAGAATCCATTATAACCGCAGAGGATATTCAGTCCTTTGCTCAAGATGATGATGAAATTGCCATAAAAGAAAGTGAAAAAGTTCAAGCGGCAGACCAAAAGCCTCAGCCTCCCAAAGCAGAGGAAAAGCCCCCCAAAGCTCCCCCAAAAGACCAAAAAACTGCTCCCATATCAGCCAAATCCGTAAAACCCAGGGCCGCAAAGCCGGCCAAGCCCGCTGCAGCTCGGGCACAGGCTGCAGCCATGCCTGAATCTTTACGGGTGCATGTAAGTCTTCTGGAAAATCTAATGAATCTTGCTGGAGAGCTGGTGTTAAGTCGCAATCAGCTCATGCAGGCTATTTCCACTAAAGATGATCATTCCATGGGCCTTGCCGGGCAACGCATAGATCTGGTTACTTCAGAGCTGCAGGAAGCCATCATGCTTACCAGAATGCAGCCGGTGGCCAACATTTTTAATAAATTTCCCAGAGTGGTACGAGATCTGTCCCAGGACCTGGGAAAAGATATTGATCTTATTCTTGAAGGCAAGGATGTTGAGCTGGATAAGACTATTATCGAGGGACTGTCTGATCCTTTGACTCACTTGGTCAGAAACTCCGCTGACCATGGTGTGGAGATGCCCGACGCAAGAGTAGCAGCAGGTAAAAAACCACAGGGAAAAATTATTCTCAAAGCCTTCCATGCTGCCGGCCAGGTCAATATAGAAATTATTGATGATGGTAAAGGAATACCTGTAGATAAAATTATCAGCAAAGCCCTGAGCAAGGGACTCATCACTGAAGAGCAGGTCAAGTCCATGTCTGATAAGGACAAGACCAATCTGATATTTTTGCCTGGACTTTCCACTGCAGATCAGGTGTCCGACGTTTCAGGACGGGGCGTGGGCATGGATGTTGTCAAGAGCAATCTTGATCGTCTCGGTGGTCAGGTGGATATTGAAACAGAAGAGGGTAAGGGAACATCCATCAGGATCAAGTTGCCTCTAACCCTGGCCATTATTCCCAGTCTTCTGATTTCCGTGGGCGATGACAGATTTGCCATCCCCCAGGTTAATGTTGATGAGCTGATCCAGATTCCGGCTAATCTTGTTGGTGAAAGGATTGAAAAGGTTGGCGATGCTCAGGTTCTCATTCTGCGCGGCGAACTTATACCTTTGATGACCTTATCTGATGTTCTGCATTTAAAAAATGGTCAGGACATTGTAGGGTCTTCATCCAAAGTGACTCATATCAGTAAAGGCAAATCCAAGGGCAAGCCGGAAAAGCAATCAGACGTCACAGAGCCACAGGTGGAAGGATCTTCCCAACCAACTAAGAATCATGAAATTAAACAGATAACAGGTGATGTTGACATAGTAGTGGTTTCGGCCGGTTCTTTCAAATATGGTCTGGTCGTGGACGAGCTCCACGATTCCGTGGAAATTGTGGTTAAGCCCCTTGGCAGACATTTAAAAGGCTGTGATGGTTATGCTGGAGCTACTATAATGGGTGATGGCCGGGTAGCTCTTATTCTTGATGTGATTGGTCTGGCCAGACTGGCTGAGCTTTCCACCATGGCTGGAACTGAAAAGGCCAAGGAACTTGCCAGGCAGAAAGAGGAGGAAAAAGAAGTAGAAGATCGTCAGTCGCTGTTTTTATTCAACAATGGACCTAAAGAATACTGCGCAGTTCCCTTGGATCTGGTGGCCAGAGTTGAGCTTATTAAAGCTGATCAGATTGAGATTGCTGGAGGCAAAAAGGTTATCCAGTACCGTGGGGGAAATCTGCCCATATTTGCTCTTGAAGAGGTTGCCAATGTCAACCATCTCGAGCTTGAAGGCGAGCTTGTAGTTATTGTCTTTTTCATGGCAGGCCATGAGATAGGTCTGCTGGCAGCTCCTCCTGTGGACGCCATCGAAACCAAATTCAAGATTGATGATTTTACCCTTAAACAGCCAGGTATTTCAGGTTCCATGGTTCTTAATGGCAAAACAACTCTTATTGTGGATATTTTTGAGTTTATGGAAACTCTTAATCCTCACTGGTTTGCCAAGCGTGAGGTGCATCAGCCTGCTGGTGAGGATAATCATGAACCGAGTAATAAAATTCTTCTTGTAGAAGATTCAGATTTTTTTCGAGCCCAGGTCAAAAAATTTATTGAGGATGAAGGTTATGAAGTAGTCAAAGCAGCTGAAGATGGACAAGTTGCCTGGGACTATCTTAATGAGAATCTCGGGGACATCAGCTTGGTGGTTACTGACCTGGAAATGCCGGTAATGGATGGATTCGAACTGACAGAACTTATAAAAAATGATGACCGGTTCAGACATTTACCTGTTCTGGCCTTGACTTCCCTTGCAGGTGAGGAAGATGTAAACAGAGGTAAACAGGTGGGTATAGATGACTATCAGATTAAGTTAGATAAAGAAAAGCTCATGCAGAGTATTTTCAATTTCTTGAATAAGAAGGCAGCTTGATGGGTCAGAGGTCAGAAGTCAGAGGGCAGAGATTACCCTTCGTTCCCAGGTTTGGGTCCGGGAACAAGATAAAACCTGGATTCCGGCTTTCGCCGGAATGACGGTAAAGAGTAAAAACCTGGTTTAACCGTCACCCCGGATCAAGGCCCGGGACAGGTTTTGATCCGGGGTCCAGTTTGTTTGAAGTTACTTGTAAGCTCCTCACTTGGGCGGACCGGGACCGAACTTACAAGTAACTACAATCGTTTTGATAATAAAATCAGATGGTTATAATTTTCATGTTTTGACGATTTTTGCTTATGATTGATGCACATTTGCCTGAAAAATTCCGTCAAAGATGGGAACTTTGCGCCTGGCACAGCTTCCTGCCCGGAGGCTTACAGCCCGGAGGGGGACTGTCCCTCGCTGTGTAAATTTTTCCATTAAAACAAATCTCTACCAGGAACCAATGCAGTATCAATCTTTTTTATAGTATCTCGCGGGGACTGTCCCAATTTCCAAATATGGGACTGTTCTTCAAGGTGGAGGCGGCTTCCAGCCGCCTGGAATTAAATAGCCTGCAGGATGCAGGCTCCACTTTAAAGACAGTTACTCACAGGTTCGGTCCCG
This window harbors:
- the tadA gene encoding tRNA adenosine(34) deaminase TadA, encoding MAFAIYVSHDQHSAFKNWHQLMQVAIDEAKLAAREGETPVGAVLVDHSSKEVISQAHNECVSKHDPTAHAEIVALRKAAQHRRNYRLKDTVLIVTLEPCIMCLGAIFHARISGLIFGARDHKAGAVISRLDINDLHWINHRIWYMDGILAHECSELLSSFFMEKRF
- a CDS encoding phosphoribosylformylglycinamidine synthase subunit PurQ, translated to MTMIKTLVITGYGTNCHNETAHAASMAGSNQVDICFFSDLTAGKTSLAPYNLIIFPGGFLDGDDLGAAQAAALRWKYSTTKDGARLLDQLSSFYDSGKLILGICNGFQLLVKLGLLPAANNRVFERQVSLTHNDSARFEDRWVHLKVNALSPCVFTRGLDTIQLPVRHGEGKLVAINDDLLKTLQDDNLIAFQYIHPETGQPTDQYPYNPNGSPLAIAGLTDPTGRVLGLMPHPEAFNHPTNHPAWTRGVQVTSGTELIAGGIRYLRES
- a CDS encoding two-component system response regulator, which encodes MEDNKPNILIVDDELINRSMLKRFLKSTAELTEAEDGYQALERISTETDLVLLDLMMEGIDGIEVCKRLKDNPETAEIPVIFISAIDDPKVKARGLEAGGVDFVSKPFDRAELLSRINTHLTMRLQALKIRHYTQELEKTVEERTRELKDSEKRYRTIFEASKSAMVIVNSINGKIGMVNKEFCDLSGYDRDEIENKMFFSDFLHSDDQSAILSYFDDNTQAMENTPNEYELTGVTKNNEKIIIFAKLAPIPEWDSFVVSLFDLTDKRRVEEELRQRTFYSKLTGLPNSELFNNRLEKAIQTLQEDSKYFFAVIFIDLDRFKIINDSLGLRKGDQLIKMVSQRLEQSIRKKDTVAHFGGDDFALLIEVDDLPEAALRAEKIKDQFIEPFIIDDNEIFTTCSMGIVVGSSNYTEPEQLFRDADTALHKAKSTAPGSYIVFDPIMHAQVTELLTIETEMRKAIAHEEFVLYYQPIINLLDGRITGVEALIRWIHPDKGMIPPNVFIPVAEETELIIPIGEWVILTACKQLHTWNSQGMDLTININLSGVQFRDKNLLNTLEKNFAKAKVSVQDINLELTESVVMDNAQSSIAAMNKIKKLGAKLSVDDFGTGYSSLNYLQQLPIDALKIDRSFINMLSTESGMALVKAILAMTHSLGIKAVAEGIETAQQMHSLRALNCNFAQGYYFARPMPANEATDFILKNPYIQELK
- a CDS encoding methyl-accepting chemotaxis protein — translated: MSWSTISVKFKILIIALAGPIIVALIFAFLQLSQVRDNAHQSIIDTSRAIVVMAEATRENMANKLSVGVMRPFEELETRAQILEAVPIVTAMRVAQENAEEAGYTFRVPKISPRNPDNEPDELEREILRGFQRQYQDEKIIVTQDEIRYFRPIQLTQDCMYCHGDPRGEPDPVGGIKEGWKVGEVHGAFQIITSLDETNASIQSAQLQLGFLTMGILVLISSIVLISVNRSLVAPIKMAGDFLKKMTGGDLSQEIKATQKDELGIMIQDLGDMSSNLRRMLVNISDKSQDLLSSARNLDEVSGSLNSESRDMSSRTSTVAASSEEMSSNMNSVAAAMEQASINVSTVATAAEEMSSTIGEISGSADQARKITDKAVVQAKNASDRVNMLGKAAQEIGKVSETITDISTQTNLLALNATIEAARAGEAGKGFAVVANEIKELANQTSQSTEEIKQKVEDIQQSTNSTIEEITLVMKVINEVNEFVGTIAAAMEEQSVTTRDIAENVSQASSGIQEVNENVAQASTVTADMTQDIVKLTDSSSSINQSSELIKTSSESLTSLAKELETLVKKFKVR
- a CDS encoding STAS domain-containing protein; translated protein: MGGNDSNVLLTLDIDIVAANAGDIKSKLKDAITDDMDSLVLDFNKVDQVDSVGMGVLIATFNSLKKKGKGFKITGVDEKIYDLFQVMRLNKHFEIEVKEA
- a CDS encoding hybrid sensor histidine kinase/response regulator; protein product: MDDETLQMYVEESREHLEDIENDLLTIEADGDDINIDLVNKVFRAAHSMKGGAGFLGLNNVKELAHKIENVLDMIRNNEIVPNPEIVNIILLAFDRLSELIENIAQSDDMDITEHVVALTGVATDTMPDSEKDSIVNELEIKDSRGRKIFDVSEFDLNQARKGGKIVYLLEFDLIRDVHRKDKKPLDLIKDMQSTGSILDLKVDIEGVGTLDDDEFSNRIPLFILFSSIIEPDIVNTLFDLEPDMVIVVDEQTTSPQASAEENHVETEDDTLDEPESIDEFEQVRSRVENMDEHDLEDQDEETEESIITAEDIQSFAQDDDEIAIKESEKVQAADQKPQPPKAEEKPPKAPPKDQKTAPISAKSVKPRAAKPAKPAAARAQAAAMPESLRVHVSLLENLMNLAGELVLSRNQLMQAISTKDDHSMGLAGQRIDLVTSELQEAIMLTRMQPVANIFNKFPRVVRDLSQDLGKDIDLILEGKDVELDKTIIEGLSDPLTHLVRNSADHGVEMPDARVAAGKKPQGKIILKAFHAAGQVNIEIIDDGKGIPVDKIISKALSKGLITEEQVKSMSDKDKTNLIFLPGLSTADQVSDVSGRGVGMDVVKSNLDRLGGQVDIETEEGKGTSIRIKLPLTLAIIPSLLISVGDDRFAIPQVNVDELIQIPANLVGERIEKVGDAQVLILRGELIPLMTLSDVLHLKNGQDIVGSSSKVTHISKGKSKGKPEKQSDVTEPQVEGSSQPTKNHEIKQITGDVDIVVVSAGSFKYGLVVDELHDSVEIVVKPLGRHLKGCDGYAGATIMGDGRVALILDVIGLARLAELSTMAGTEKAKELARQKEEEKEVEDRQSLFLFNNGPKEYCAVPLDLVARVELIKADQIEIAGGKKVIQYRGGNLPIFALEEVANVNHLELEGELVVIVFFMAGHEIGLLAAPPVDAIETKFKIDDFTLKQPGISGSMVLNGKTTLIVDIFEFMETLNPHWFAKREVHQPAGEDNHEPSNKILLVEDSDFFRAQVKKFIEDEGYEVVKAAEDGQVAWDYLNENLGDISLVVTDLEMPVMDGFELTELIKNDDRFRHLPVLALTSLAGEEDVNRGKQVGIDDYQIKLDKEKLMQSIFNFLNKKAA